In the genome of Gemmatimonadales bacterium, one region contains:
- a CDS encoding asparaginase yields the protein MAELSIAVVRDPLVESIHHVSAAVVTADGHLLARAGNPDLVTYWRSASKPFQLYPLVADGGVERFGIDREMLALACSSHNAEPMHRTIAARWLTAVGLSETDLACGGHPSLWPALADTMIRDEVQATPLWSNCSGNHAALLGLARLHQWPTAGYEAFPHPVQQRVATTVAEWSALPTDELVWGVDGCTAAAVALSLRGMARAYAQLAIAGDAAAVLIRDAMMHEPYVVAGAERLDTTLMEAWPLRVMAKTGAEGVYSAALPELGLGIAVKVEDGDSRSAPLALVAVLEQVVGVFGGGRSWDFAPLERWRAPEIRNTRGAVTGRYEVRGALQRV from the coding sequence ATGGCTGAACTCTCCATCGCGGTGGTCCGCGATCCGTTGGTCGAATCGATCCACCACGTCTCGGCTGCGGTCGTGACGGCCGATGGCCATCTCCTTGCTCGCGCTGGCAATCCCGATCTGGTGACGTACTGGCGCTCCGCGTCCAAGCCATTCCAGCTCTATCCGCTGGTGGCCGATGGCGGCGTCGAGCGCTTTGGTATCGACCGCGAGATGCTGGCCCTCGCCTGCAGCTCTCACAACGCCGAGCCGATGCATCGCACCATCGCGGCACGCTGGCTTACCGCAGTCGGGCTCAGCGAGACGGACCTGGCCTGCGGTGGTCATCCCTCGCTCTGGCCGGCGTTGGCGGACACGATGATCCGTGACGAGGTCCAGGCCACGCCACTCTGGAGCAACTGTTCCGGCAACCATGCCGCGCTGCTGGGTCTGGCTCGTTTGCATCAATGGCCGACCGCCGGATACGAGGCCTTTCCCCATCCGGTGCAGCAGCGCGTCGCGACGACCGTAGCGGAATGGTCGGCCTTGCCCACCGATGAACTTGTCTGGGGAGTCGACGGCTGCACCGCCGCTGCGGTGGCGCTCAGTCTGCGCGGCATGGCTCGCGCCTATGCGCAGCTTGCCATCGCCGGCGACGCGGCAGCGGTCCTCATTCGCGATGCGATGATGCACGAGCCGTATGTGGTCGCTGGCGCGGAACGCCTCGATACCACGCTGATGGAAGCCTGGCCGCTCCGGGTGATGGCCAAGACTGGCGCCGAAGGTGTCTACAGCGCAGCGCTTCCCGAGTTGGGCCTGGGCATTGCCGTCAAGGTGGAAGACGGCGACAGTCGATCGGCCCCGCTCGCGCTGGTCGCGGTCCTCGAACAGGTCGTGGGGGTTTTTGGCGGCGGGCGCTCGTGGGATTTTGCGCCGTTGGAGCGTTGGCGAGCGCCCGAGATTCGCAACACGCGCGGCGCGGTCACCGGTCGCTATGAAGTGCGCGGAGCGCTGCAGCGTGTCTGA
- a CDS encoding carboxymuconolactone decarboxylase family protein, with the protein MSDTPALDAATAALIGLAAAIAHGDEQSLAGQVESVREAETPAEWVDELLLQSVLMVGWPRALGGAAIWRALSGA; encoded by the coding sequence GTGTCTGATACGCCGGCGCTCGACGCGGCGACCGCGGCACTGATCGGCCTCGCGGCCGCCATCGCCCATGGTGACGAGCAATCCCTCGCAGGGCAGGTGGAGAGCGTTCGGGAGGCGGAAACACCTGCGGAGTGGGTGGACGAATTGTTGCTGCAATCGGTCCTGATGGTGGGCTGGCCGCGCGCGCTGGGAGGCGCCGCAATCTGGCGCGCACTGAGTGGTGCA